The following DNA comes from Ornithinimicrobium avium.
CACCGGCCGGACGGTCGAGCTGGCGCAGGAGGTCGAGGGTAGGCGCTGAGCTGCCCTGCCCGGCGCCCCCGTGAGGGAGGCCGGCGTCCCCTCGCGGGTGCTCCTGCGTCCGGAGGTCGTGTGCGACGGGGCGCCTCCCCGAGGGTCGACCAGAGCGTCCCGTGGAAGAGCGTCCCGTGGGTGTCGCCGCCGGTGCCGCGTCCCACGGGACGCTCTTCCACGGGACGGTGCCTCGCCCGTCGACGGCGAAGGGCGGTACCCCCGCCACCCGTTGCCGGTTGTCGCCCGGGTTTCCCTGCCCGGCGTCAACCGCGCCGCCGTTGCAGTGACTAGGTTGAGCGCCATGAGGTATGACGTGCAGGCCGTCCGCGCGCGCTTCCCCGGCCTGCGCGCGGGCACCGCCCACTTCGACGGCCCGGGCGGCTCGCAGACCCCGGACACGGTCGCGGAGGCGGTCGCGGCGACCTTGACGAGCTCGATCGCCAACCGGGGCACCGTCACCGAGGCCGAGCTGCTCGCCGAGCGGACCGTGACGGAGGCCAGGTCGGCCATGGGGGACCTGTTCGGCACCGACCCGGCCACCGTGGTCTTCGTCCGCAGCATGACGGCCGGCACCATGGACCTGGCCCGCACCCTGGCCCGCTGCCACCGGTGGGGACCGGGCGAGGAGGTCGTCGTCACCTCCCTCGACCACGACGCCAACGTGCGCCCCTGGGTGCTCGCCGCGGGGTCGGTGGGTGCCACCGTCCGCTGGGCCGAGGTCGACCCGGCCACCGGCGAGCTGCCCCTCGCGGCGGTGAAGGACGTGCTCTCGGAGCGCACCCGGCTGGTCGCGGTCGCCGGCGCCAGCAACCTGATCGGCACCCGGCCCGACCTGGAGGGGATCGTCGCGGCAGCCCACGACGCCGGTGCTCTCGTCCACGTCGACGCCGTCCACCTCGCGGCCCACGCGCTGCTGGACCGGGAGGGACTGGGGGCAGACCTGATGTCGTGCTCGCCCTACAAGTTCTTCGGCCCGCACCTGGGGGTGATGAGCGGCCGGGCCGACCTGCTCGAGGAGCTGCGGCCCGACAAGCTGCTGCCCAGCCCGGTCCGGGTCCCCGAGCGCTTCGAGCTGGGCACGCTGCCCTACGAGCTGCTCGCCGGCACGACGGCCGCGGTCGAGTTCATCGCCGGGCTGACCCCGCAGGAGGCCAACGGTGCCTCGCGTCGGGCCCGGCTCGCGGCGTCGTTCGCCGCGGTCGAGGAGCACGAGGACGTCCTGCGGGTGCGCGCGGAGGACGGGCTGGCCGGCATCGACGGCGTGA
Coding sequences within:
- a CDS encoding cysteine desulfurase-like protein; amino-acid sequence: MRYDVQAVRARFPGLRAGTAHFDGPGGSQTPDTVAEAVAATLTSSIANRGTVTEAELLAERTVTEARSAMGDLFGTDPATVVFVRSMTAGTMDLARTLARCHRWGPGEEVVVTSLDHDANVRPWVLAAGSVGATVRWAEVDPATGELPLAAVKDVLSERTRLVAVAGASNLIGTRPDLEGIVAAAHDAGALVHVDAVHLAAHALLDREGLGADLMSCSPYKFFGPHLGVMSGRADLLEELRPDKLLPSPVRVPERFELGTLPYELLAGTTAAVEFIAGLTPQEANGASRRARLAASFAAVEEHEDVLRVRAEDGLAGIDGVTVWSRAVRRTPTLLFTLAGVEPGDVHRHLATLGVNAPASHFYAWELSHRLGLGAAGGVRVGIAPYTTEDEVDRLLEGVAELAARR